Proteins co-encoded in one Deltaproteobacteria bacterium genomic window:
- a CDS encoding hemerythrin domain-containing protein, producing MPLVKWTEEDRLGHEEIDAQHEALGAAFNELHELVLSGGTPERFDAALGKVLDQLRTHFSTEAKLMAEAAYSQIGLHLDEHRTYLDRLEDLRRAATHSDASAIAETFFLLRDWFVAHTRKDDRALAEHLSAYQKRGR from the coding sequence ATGCCGCTCGTCAAATGGACCGAAGAGGATCGCCTCGGACACGAGGAGATCGACGCCCAGCACGAGGCGCTCGGCGCGGCGTTCAACGAGCTGCACGAGCTCGTCCTCTCCGGCGGGACCCCGGAGCGCTTCGACGCCGCCCTGGGGAAGGTGCTGGATCAGCTGCGGACCCACTTCTCCACCGAGGCCAAGCTGATGGCCGAGGCGGCTTACTCCCAGATCGGCCTCCACCTCGACGAGCACCGCACCTACCTCGATCGCCTCGAGGACCTGCGGCGGGCTGCCACGCACTCCGATGCCTCGGCCATCGCCGAGACCTTCTTCCTGCTACGCGACTGGTTCGTGGCCCACACCCGCAAGGACGACCGGGCCCTGGCGGAGCACCTGAGCGCCTACCAGAAGAGAGGCAGGTAG